The following are from one region of the Abiotrophia defectiva ATCC 49176 genome:
- the rbfA gene encoding 30S ribosome-binding factor RbfA, producing MANYRVGRVRQEIMREVNRILLREAKDPRIEGVTITDVDLTGDLQQATIFYSTLSDKAGERQKTEAGLKAVTGLVRSELGKVLKLYKTPEIRFERDRSVDYGNRIDQLLNQIHQQDQAE from the coding sequence ATGGCAAACTATCGTGTAGGCCGTGTACGCCAAGAAATCATGCGTGAAGTCAACCGCATTTTGCTACGCGAAGCCAAAGATCCGCGTATCGAAGGGGTGACCATTACCGATGTGGATTTAACAGGCGACTTGCAACAGGCGACCATCTTCTACTCAACACTGAGTGATAAAGCTGGTGAGCGTCAGAAGACGGAAGCAGGGCTCAAGGCAGTAACAGGTCTGGTTCGCAGTGAACTGGGCAAGGTTCTCAAGCTCTACAAGACACCTGAAATCCGTTTCGAACGTGACCGTTCTGTAGACTACGGAAATCGCATTGATCAATTACTCAACCAAATTCATCAACAAGATCAAGCAGAATAA
- the ppc gene encoding phosphoenolpyruvate carboxylase, with the protein MTSVNIENQIQQSQVTHLSQLLTDALERAFTSMTSPQQQALLAKLKNLADQGDYSAYVAAIQPLAEEDLALVARYFSALPFLINIAEDVELASQIKMKRCRHTDLEGELPATLAAIKQAGKGQVLERPMTIEPVLTAHPTQVQRKSMLDLMDKLYGLLRDYRNTRPEFLDRQAWQHELEAVIEIILGTDLIREQKLQVANEIANVMTYYQKSLIESITDITLNYRQALDSMEIESQQALPITMGMWIGGDRDGNPYVTAETLRLTAHIQSQVILDYYLSSLDQLYRRYSFSSDLVSVTPELAALAEVSGDYSIFRQKEPYRKALNTIKNRLCASKSLILGEDSQPQVQAYPDAETFKADLNIVLAALKADGKESHTLAPLESLIVCAEIFGFHLASIDLRQDSSINEACVAELLAQSKVEENYSQLDEASKIQCLLHQLTQEPRRLSSALNQPSDILNREMAIYQAVADLQNRLGHRIIKRHIISHTTSVSDLLELALLFKEVGLIGPDWAHVQLVPLFETIEDLEEALEVMTTYLRLPLVQKWLASQDWCQEIMLGYSDSNKDGGYLASGWALYLAQNKLTRLGREEGITISFFHGRGGTVGRGGGPSYEAIMSQPIGTINRLMRVTEQGEVIGTKYGNPDTAYYQLENMLVASLSHVLLAHEVQDSKPYEAVMNRLVDWSYQAYRQLVFATPGFSDFFFQATPIKEVSQLNIGSRPASRKKVTDIDGLRAIPWVFSWSQSRMMFPGWYGVGTAFQRFIEEDPSHLALLQEMYAEWPFFRALLSNVDMVLAKSDMEVARYYSQLVEDPEGQAIFQTLETEWQRTKDLLLQIEGEVQLLAQNNYLRDSLAMRLPYFNALNYLQVELIRRSRQEPLSPLASKILHITINGIATGLRNSG; encoded by the coding sequence GTGACATCCGTGAATATTGAAAACCAGATTCAACAGAGTCAAGTTACGCATTTATCTCAGCTTCTTACAGATGCTCTTGAGCGAGCCTTTACTTCCATGACCTCACCCCAGCAGCAAGCCTTATTAGCCAAGCTTAAGAATTTAGCGGATCAAGGGGACTACTCGGCTTATGTGGCAGCTATTCAGCCACTGGCTGAAGAAGATTTAGCGCTAGTAGCCCGTTACTTCTCGGCCTTGCCATTCCTGATTAACATCGCAGAAGACGTGGAGTTAGCTAGTCAGATTAAAATGAAACGTTGTCGTCACACTGATTTAGAAGGGGAGTTGCCGGCTACATTGGCTGCCATCAAGCAAGCAGGCAAGGGACAAGTGCTTGAACGTCCCATGACCATTGAGCCAGTCTTAACGGCTCACCCAACTCAGGTTCAACGTAAGTCCATGTTAGATCTCATGGATAAGCTTTATGGCCTTTTAAGGGATTATCGTAACACGAGACCGGAATTTTTAGACAGACAAGCTTGGCAACACGAGCTTGAAGCCGTCATTGAAATTATCTTAGGCACAGATTTGATTCGCGAGCAGAAGCTACAAGTCGCAAACGAAATCGCCAATGTTATGACTTATTATCAGAAATCTCTGATTGAAAGTATTACAGATATTACCCTTAATTATCGCCAAGCCCTAGATTCAATGGAGATAGAGTCACAGCAAGCCCTGCCCATTACCATGGGCATGTGGATTGGTGGGGATCGAGATGGCAACCCTTATGTGACTGCGGAAACCTTACGCCTGACTGCCCACATTCAATCACAAGTCATTTTAGACTATTACTTAAGTAGCCTGGATCAGCTTTATCGCCGCTATTCTTTCTCCAGTGATTTGGTGTCTGTGACCCCAGAATTGGCTGCTTTAGCAGAAGTTTCTGGAGATTACTCTATTTTCCGCCAGAAGGAGCCCTATCGTAAGGCCTTAAACACCATTAAGAATCGCCTTTGCGCTAGCAAATCCTTAATTTTAGGGGAGGATTCTCAGCCTCAAGTCCAAGCCTATCCAGATGCCGAGACCTTCAAGGCTGACTTAAACATTGTCCTTGCTGCACTTAAGGCTGATGGTAAGGAGTCACACACTTTAGCTCCTCTAGAATCCTTAATTGTTTGTGCAGAAATATTTGGTTTCCATTTAGCCAGTATCGACCTAAGACAAGACTCCAGTATCAATGAGGCTTGTGTGGCTGAATTATTGGCACAATCCAAGGTTGAGGAAAATTATAGTCAGCTAGATGAAGCAAGCAAAATCCAGTGCCTCTTACACCAGTTAACCCAAGAACCTCGTCGCTTATCGAGCGCCTTAAATCAACCATCTGATATTCTGAATCGTGAGATGGCTATTTATCAAGCCGTCGCTGACCTACAAAATCGTTTGGGCCATCGCATCATCAAACGCCATATTATTTCTCATACTACTTCTGTTTCTGACTTGTTAGAGTTGGCTTTGCTCTTCAAGGAAGTAGGCTTAATCGGCCCTGACTGGGCACATGTCCAACTAGTGCCACTCTTCGAGACCATTGAAGACTTAGAAGAAGCCCTAGAGGTCATGACTACTTACTTGCGCCTACCTCTTGTTCAGAAATGGCTAGCAAGTCAAGATTGGTGTCAGGAAATTATGCTAGGCTATTCGGATTCCAACAAGGATGGGGGATACCTTGCTTCTGGCTGGGCTCTCTATCTAGCACAGAATAAATTAACCCGTTTAGGTAGGGAAGAGGGCATTACCATTAGCTTCTTCCACGGTCGTGGGGGAACCGTCGGACGTGGCGGTGGTCCAAGTTATGAGGCCATTATGTCTCAACCTATTGGGACTATTAACCGTTTGATGCGGGTGACAGAGCAGGGTGAAGTCATTGGGACCAAGTATGGTAATCCCGACACAGCCTATTATCAATTGGAAAACATGTTAGTGGCCTCCTTGTCTCACGTCTTGTTAGCCCATGAAGTGCAAGACAGCAAACCTTATGAAGCAGTTATGAATCGCTTGGTTGATTGGAGCTATCAAGCCTATCGCCAATTAGTCTTTGCAACTCCTGGCTTCTCCGATTTCTTCTTCCAAGCAACGCCAATTAAGGAAGTTAGCCAGCTTAATATTGGATCTCGTCCTGCCTCACGTAAGAAGGTGACCGATATTGATGGTCTGCGGGCTATACCTTGGGTCTTCTCTTGGTCACAGAGTCGCATGATGTTCCCAGGTTGGTATGGTGTAGGAACCGCCTTCCAACGTTTTATTGAAGAAGACCCTAGTCATCTAGCTTTATTACAAGAAATGTATGCAGAATGGCCATTCTTCCGGGCTTTACTATCTAATGTAGACATGGTCTTGGCTAAGTCTGATATGGAAGTGGCGCGTTACTATAGCCAACTAGTTGAGGATCCTGAGGGACAAGCTATTTTCCAAACCCTAGAGACAGAGTGGCAACGCACCAAGGATCTCCTCTTACAAATAGAAGGGGAAGTGCAACTATTGGCACAAAATAATTACCTGCGTGATTCCTTAGCCATGCGTCTACCTTACTTCAATGCCCTTAATTACTTACAGGTGGAACTGATTAGACGGTCTCGTCAAGAACCGCTCAGTCCTTTGGCTAGCAAGATTTTGCACATTACCATTAATGGGATTGCAACTGGCTTGCGTAACTCTGGTTGA
- the truB gene encoding tRNA pseudouridine(55) synthase TruB, whose translation MYHGILVINKPVGMTSHDVVFKLRKILRTKRIGHTGTLDPNVAGVLVCCIGQATKLVEDLMDGQKGYRGEITLGFSTETEDADGAPVEHKRLKEPVSDAAIDAAMATFLGEIVQIPPYYSAVKVGGKRLYEYARAGQQVERPRRIARIDRFERLGASEFDPHEGLQRWSFDVQCGKGTYVRTLAVDLGAKLGYPSHMSHLVRYMTGGYSLSQAHSLEEVAQAADQGRVSHILVPLDQAINFCPHYHLQDSEWTIVKNGQVVPSTAFNLALKEATACYYQGKVRAIYGPHPSKPGMVKPLKMFTYEEESR comes from the coding sequence ATGTATCACGGAATCTTGGTAATCAATAAACCAGTTGGCATGACCAGTCACGATGTTGTCTTTAAATTACGCAAAATCCTCAGAACCAAACGCATTGGTCACACCGGTACTTTGGATCCTAACGTGGCGGGTGTCTTAGTCTGTTGTATTGGCCAAGCGACGAAGTTAGTAGAAGACCTCATGGACGGCCAAAAGGGTTACCGGGGTGAAATCACCTTGGGATTTTCTACCGAGACGGAGGATGCCGATGGGGCGCCTGTCGAACATAAGCGACTTAAAGAGCCAGTGTCTGATGCCGCAATTGATGCCGCCATGGCGACTTTTCTAGGAGAGATTGTTCAGATTCCGCCTTATTACTCAGCCGTTAAAGTAGGCGGCAAGCGTCTCTATGAATATGCGCGTGCAGGTCAGCAAGTGGAACGTCCACGCCGAATAGCTCGGATTGACCGCTTTGAACGACTAGGGGCTAGTGAATTCGACCCACATGAAGGCCTACAACGCTGGTCTTTTGATGTCCAATGTGGCAAGGGAACCTATGTTAGAACCCTAGCAGTTGATTTAGGAGCTAAGCTAGGCTATCCAAGTCACATGTCTCATCTGGTCCGTTATATGACGGGGGGCTATAGCTTGTCTCAGGCCCATAGCCTAGAAGAAGTAGCCCAAGCGGCAGATCAAGGGCGAGTTAGCCATATCCTAGTCCCACTGGATCAAGCAATCAACTTCTGCCCACACTACCACTTGCAAGATTCAGAGTGGACCATAGTCAAGAATGGGCAGGTTGTGCCAAGCACTGCTTTCAACCTAGCTCTCAAAGAGGCTACCGCTTGCTACTACCAAGGCAAAGTTCGTGCCATTTACGGGCCGCATCCAAGCAAACCTGGTATGGTCAAGCCCTTGAAGATGTTTACCTATGAAGAGGAGTCACGATAG
- the ribF gene encoding riboflavin biosynthesis protein RibF yields the protein MEIIRIHHPNLPQLKGPIVLVLGFFDGVHRGHQAVIQAGRREADRLGLPLAVMTFNQHPKIVYSRLTAAEMDYLSDLDRKMELLEANQVDMVFLVDFTYPFGSQSPQAFVEKYIVGLKAQVVVAGFDYTYGPKEEANMSTLPQHAADRFHIIEVPELVLNQEKIGSTPIRELLREGKIDEANLALGYVYETSGVVVHGEKRGRTIGFPTANIRPKAGQVQPGPGIYVVEIQVNGIWHQGMASIGYNVTFETDTGLTCEVHIFNFNQLIYGETVKVRWHHYLRGEVKFESVQGLIQQLQTDQAASQAYFQQIKKEG from the coding sequence ATGGAAATTATTCGTATACACCATCCAAATCTTCCGCAACTTAAGGGGCCTATTGTCTTGGTTTTAGGATTCTTCGATGGCGTGCATCGGGGGCATCAGGCTGTCATTCAAGCTGGTCGCCGCGAAGCCGACCGTTTAGGCCTGCCTTTGGCGGTCATGACCTTCAACCAACATCCTAAAATCGTATACAGTCGGCTGACAGCAGCTGAGATGGATTACCTATCAGACTTAGACCGTAAGATGGAATTACTTGAAGCCAATCAGGTGGATATGGTCTTCTTAGTCGATTTTACCTATCCCTTTGGCTCCCAATCTCCTCAAGCTTTTGTTGAAAAATACATTGTCGGCCTTAAGGCTCAGGTAGTGGTAGCGGGTTTTGACTATACTTATGGTCCAAAAGAAGAAGCCAACATGTCCACCTTACCGCAACACGCAGCTGATCGCTTCCATATTATTGAAGTGCCTGAACTTGTGCTTAATCAAGAAAAAATCGGCTCGACACCCATTCGGGAACTCTTGCGAGAAGGAAAAATCGATGAGGCCAATTTGGCTCTAGGCTATGTCTATGAGACCAGCGGTGTGGTCGTTCATGGTGAGAAGCGAGGACGAACCATCGGCTTCCCAACGGCTAATATTCGTCCCAAAGCTGGCCAAGTCCAACCAGGGCCGGGCATCTATGTAGTCGAGATTCAAGTTAACGGCATTTGGCATCAAGGCATGGCTTCGATTGGCTATAATGTGACCTTTGAGACGGATACAGGTCTGACCTGTGAAGTGCATATTTTTAACTTCAACCAACTCATTTATGGTGAAACTGTCAAGGTTCGTTGGCACCACTATCTACGTGGCGAAGTTAAGTTTGAATCAGTGCAAGGCCTTATTCAACAACTGCAGACTGACCAAGCAGCCTCACAAGCTTACTTTCAGCAAATTAAGAAGGAGGGTTAG
- the hemW gene encoding radical SAM family heme chaperone HemW: MQAKAAYIHIPFCKKICHYCAFNKFFYDGQPVGDYLAALDQEMAAYGLDQTQPLDTLYIGGGTPSCLSLSELDYLLASIHRRLPLTDKTEFSFEINPGELSIEKCRLLKDQGVNRISMGVQTFNDRLLRKIGRNHREKQIYQSIDWFRQVGFENLSIDLIFRLPEQTLADFDESLTKALSLDLPHYSLYSLIIENQTVFQQLMRQGKLPLPSEDVDADMFQLAIDRLKEAGINQYEVSNFAKPGYESQHNLGYWRYTPYYGFGAGAHGFLDGTRYYNHGPVHHYLKQLRAGNKPIIDASPLDLVDQMEEFLFLALRTTQGVCLTDFQTRFGHRAEVLFADFFRQQAERGLLIEESDRIYLTTRGLFLADLVFRDLIGWLKERPQIMNKED; the protein is encoded by the coding sequence ATGCAAGCCAAGGCCGCCTATATACATATTCCTTTCTGCAAGAAAATTTGCCATTATTGTGCCTTTAATAAGTTTTTCTATGATGGCCAACCAGTCGGGGATTACCTGGCCGCCTTGGACCAGGAAATGGCTGCCTATGGCCTCGATCAGACGCAGCCCCTGGACACCCTCTATATTGGGGGCGGGACCCCAAGTTGCTTGTCTTTGTCTGAGTTAGACTATTTGCTAGCCTCTATTCACCGGCGCTTGCCACTAACGGACAAGACCGAATTTTCTTTTGAGATTAACCCAGGTGAACTTAGCATAGAAAAATGTCGTCTGCTCAAAGACCAAGGAGTCAACCGTATTAGCATGGGAGTCCAGACCTTCAATGACCGACTACTGCGTAAAATTGGACGTAACCATCGGGAAAAGCAAATCTACCAATCCATCGACTGGTTTCGCCAGGTAGGCTTTGAAAATCTCAGTATTGATTTGATTTTTCGTTTGCCAGAACAGACTTTAGCAGACTTCGATGAGAGTTTGACCAAGGCCTTATCTTTGGATTTGCCTCATTATTCCCTTTACTCTCTGATTATTGAGAATCAGACGGTCTTCCAGCAACTCATGCGCCAGGGCAAGTTGCCCCTGCCTAGCGAGGATGTAGATGCTGATATGTTTCAATTGGCCATCGACCGGCTTAAGGAAGCAGGCATTAACCAGTACGAAGTCTCCAACTTCGCCAAACCAGGCTATGAATCGCAACACAATCTAGGTTACTGGCGTTATACGCCTTACTATGGTTTTGGTGCGGGTGCCCATGGTTTCCTAGATGGGACGCGTTATTACAATCACGGGCCCGTTCACCATTATCTTAAACAATTAAGAGCCGGAAATAAGCCCATTATTGACGCCAGTCCCCTGGACTTAGTTGATCAGATGGAAGAATTTCTCTTCTTGGCCTTGCGGACCACGCAAGGGGTCTGCCTGACAGACTTCCAAACACGTTTTGGCCATCGGGCGGAAGTCTTGTTTGCTGATTTCTTCAGACAGCAAGCTGAGCGTGGACTTTTAATAGAAGAAAGTGACCGTATTTATTTAACTACTAGGGGCCTTTTCCTAGCAGATTTAGTCTTTCGGGATTTGATCGGTTGGCTCAAGGAAAGACCGCAAATAATGAATAAGGAGGATTAA
- a CDS encoding YitT family protein, with product MNRKFLKNFFLVVLGSLIFAYSINLLLVPNHMGEGGVTGVTLLLKYTLGWDNAITYWIINVVLLIIGWRYLERETLYLTIVSVMCISIFQKILPSTGFIPENSMIIPLMAGAMIGVGLGLVFLGGGTTAGADIIVMILNKYFGINTSAGFLMIDTVVVLSTSFVIGLEKTVLTLAMLVVFTRIMNFILEGFNPKKSVTIISKESDKVAQAISQRIQRGITILKGEGYYTRNEKDVLFIVVSRNQILALQRTVLEIDPTAFMIISNVQQVHGEGFSFYLDAETGQQIPHR from the coding sequence ATGAATCGTAAATTTTTGAAAAATTTCTTTTTAGTGGTTTTAGGGAGTTTAATCTTTGCCTACTCCATTAATTTGTTACTCGTGCCTAACCATATGGGGGAGGGCGGCGTGACCGGGGTCACATTGCTACTCAAGTATACGCTAGGTTGGGATAACGCCATCACTTACTGGATCATCAACGTGGTCCTCTTAATTATTGGTTGGCGTTATCTAGAGCGGGAAACCCTCTATTTGACCATTGTATCGGTTATGTGTATTTCCATCTTTCAGAAGATTCTGCCTTCCACAGGCTTTATCCCTGAAAATTCCATGATTATTCCTCTTATGGCAGGTGCCATGATTGGGGTAGGGCTTGGTTTGGTCTTCCTAGGCGGCGGGACCACTGCTGGGGCTGACATTATCGTGATGATTCTCAATAAATATTTTGGGATTAACACCTCTGCTGGTTTCCTCATGATTGATACGGTCGTTGTACTTTCAACTTCCTTTGTTATCGGCTTAGAGAAGACAGTCTTAACCTTAGCCATGCTGGTTGTCTTTACCCGCATCATGAACTTCATCTTAGAAGGTTTCAACCCTAAGAAGTCCGTTACCATCATCTCTAAAGAATCGGATAAAGTGGCGCAGGCTATTTCTCAACGCATTCAGCGTGGGATTACCATCCTCAAAGGGGAAGGTTACTACACCCGCAATGAGAAAGATGTCCTCTTCATCGTGGTTAGCCGTAACCAGATCCTGGCTCTGCAACGGACGGTGCTTGAGATTGATCCAACTGCCTTTATGATTATCTCCAATGTCCAACAAGTACACGGGGAAGGCTTCTCCTTCTATCTAGATGCTGAGACTGGCCAACAGATTCCTCATCGCTAA
- the hrcA gene encoding heat-inducible transcriptional repressor HrcA, which yields MLTARQQQILQLIVQLYGQYEEPIGSKTLLQKSLLDVSPATVRNDMLALERIGYLKKAHSSSGRIPSFDGYRYYVDQLIEDQADIQMAKQDSEVIQSIFRDRHFDAMQHAQLAADILVSLTGYTAVVLGESKEQYHLSEFRLIQLSESRIVAIVLTDKGSVESDLVDLPRSLSREDLGRLTQAINQEIVGLSLLEAQQRLKLTLPLLMQRLVGFQVDFSSVITKLMRHLKGRSYYVSGKNNLFDSVEVSDYKRLFNLIDGSAEMFQLLEAKQGLAVELGLGGLADVSLVTSSYQYQAQQVIIGLVGPATMPYQRVLGLMHHITHELAHY from the coding sequence ATGTTAACAGCTAGGCAACAACAAATTTTACAGTTGATTGTGCAGCTGTATGGCCAGTATGAAGAACCGATTGGGTCTAAGACCCTGCTTCAGAAGAGTCTATTGGATGTCTCACCGGCAACCGTACGAAACGATATGTTGGCACTTGAGCGCATTGGCTATCTCAAGAAGGCTCATTCTTCTAGTGGACGGATTCCATCCTTTGATGGCTACCGCTACTATGTAGATCAACTGATTGAGGATCAAGCAGATATTCAAATGGCCAAGCAAGATAGTGAGGTAATTCAATCTATCTTCCGAGATCGCCATTTTGACGCCATGCAGCACGCCCAATTGGCGGCTGATATCTTAGTCTCCTTGACTGGCTATACGGCCGTCGTTTTGGGAGAATCCAAGGAACAATATCATTTAAGTGAGTTCCGCTTGATACAACTCAGCGAGAGTCGGATTGTCGCCATTGTCTTGACTGACAAGGGAAGTGTTGAAAGTGATCTAGTAGATTTACCACGATCCTTAAGTCGAGAGGACTTGGGTCGTTTGACTCAAGCTATCAACCAGGAAATTGTTGGCTTATCCTTACTAGAAGCTCAGCAACGACTTAAATTGACCTTGCCACTCTTGATGCAGCGCTTAGTTGGCTTCCAAGTCGACTTTTCGTCAGTTATCACCAAATTAATGCGCCATTTGAAGGGGCGTAGTTACTATGTCAGTGGTAAGAATAACTTATTCGATTCAGTAGAAGTGTCAGATTACAAGCGACTCTTCAACCTAATCGATGGGTCAGCAGAAATGTTCCAACTACTTGAAGCCAAGCAAGGCTTAGCAGTTGAACTGGGATTGGGAGGCCTAGCAGACGTCAGTCTAGTGACCTCATCCTATCAGTATCAAGCACAACAGGTCATCATCGGCCTAGTTGGTCCCGCTACTATGCCTTACCAGCGTGTACTGGGCTTGATGCATCACATCACGCATGAACTGGCCCATTATTAA
- the grpE gene encoding nucleotide exchange factor GrpE — protein sequence MSNTEKEVLKQDTPVQDEMLDKIQDSADQEEVQVDQSSQSLDQAIEEAEDQVSQLEAEKEALSDQLLRLQAEIQNMRRINQRERQDAAKYRSQSLASHLLDVADNLERALATPAESEDAKAIHKGIEMVYKQFQQAFEKEGISVIDPLNQAFDPNFHQAVSMMPAGEGQEADTVINVLQKGYMLQDRVLRPAMVIVAQ from the coding sequence GTGTCAAACACAGAAAAAGAAGTGCTCAAGCAAGACACGCCTGTTCAAGATGAAATGCTTGATAAGATTCAAGACAGTGCTGATCAAGAAGAGGTTCAAGTTGATCAATCAAGCCAGAGCCTAGATCAAGCCATTGAAGAAGCGGAAGATCAAGTGAGTCAACTAGAGGCAGAAAAAGAGGCCTTATCTGACCAACTCTTACGCTTGCAAGCAGAAATCCAGAACATGCGACGCATTAACCAACGTGAACGCCAAGATGCAGCAAAATATCGCTCGCAAAGCTTGGCTAGCCATCTCTTAGATGTAGCTGATAACTTGGAACGCGCCTTAGCAACCCCAGCTGAGTCTGAAGATGCCAAAGCCATCCATAAGGGCATCGAGATGGTTTACAAGCAGTTCCAACAAGCCTTTGAAAAAGAAGGCATTAGCGTTATTGACCCATTGAACCAAGCCTTTGATCCTAATTTCCATCAGGCAGTTAGTATGATGCCTGCAGGCGAGGGTCAGGAAGCTGATACCGTCATTAATGTCTTGCAAAAAGGCTATATGCTACAAGACCGGGTCTTAAGACCTGCCATGGTCATTGTCGCTCAGTAA
- the dnaK gene encoding molecular chaperone DnaK — MAKIIGIDLGTTNSAVSVLEGGEAKIIPNPEGNRTTPSVVAFKNGEIQVGEVAKRQAVTNPSTVSSIKRHMGDGSYKVHMDGKDYTPQEISAMILQYLKSYAEDYLGEKVDKAVITVPAYFNDAQRQATKDAGKIAGLEVERIVNEPTAAALAYGLDKTDKEEKVLVFDLGGGTFDVSILELGDGVFDVLSTSGDNHLGGDDFDQKIMDYLVAEFKKEHGVDLSKDKMALQRLKDAAEKAKKDLSGVSTTQISLPFITASAEGPLHLELTLTRAKFEELTHDLVERTKQPVRQALKDAGLSQSDIDEVILVGGSTRIPAVVEAVRKETGKEPNKSVNPDEVVAMGAAIQGGVISGDVKDIVLLDVTPLSLGIETMGGVFTKLIDRNTTIPTSKSQVFSTAADNQPAVDVHVLQGERQMAADNKTLGRFQLTDIPPAPRGIPQIEVTFDIDKNGIVNVSAKDLGTGKEQTITIKSSSGLTDEEIDRMVKDAEANAEADKKRREEADLRNEVDQLVFQTDKVLADLKDKVSEEEVKKAEAARDELKAAIEANDLDQMKAKRDALNEIVQNLTVKLYEQAAAQAQAAQGDGQAQADTNAAGDDVVDAEFEEID, encoded by the coding sequence ATGGCAAAAATTATTGGTATTGACTTAGGGACTACAAACTCTGCCGTATCTGTCTTAGAAGGCGGCGAAGCAAAAATTATCCCAAACCCAGAAGGTAACCGTACAACGCCATCTGTTGTGGCTTTCAAAAATGGTGAAATCCAAGTAGGGGAAGTAGCTAAGCGTCAAGCCGTTACCAACCCATCAACCGTAAGTTCTATCAAGCGTCACATGGGCGACGGCAGCTACAAGGTCCACATGGACGGCAAAGACTACACACCACAAGAAATCTCTGCGATGATTCTCCAATACTTGAAGTCTTATGCAGAAGACTACTTAGGTGAGAAGGTTGATAAGGCCGTTATCACCGTACCTGCCTACTTCAACGACGCACAACGTCAGGCTACCAAAGATGCTGGTAAAATCGCTGGGTTAGAAGTTGAACGTATTGTCAACGAACCAACAGCCGCTGCTTTGGCCTATGGTTTAGACAAGACGGACAAAGAAGAAAAAGTCTTAGTCTTCGACTTAGGGGGCGGTACCTTCGACGTATCCATCCTTGAATTAGGTGATGGCGTCTTCGACGTATTGTCAACTTCAGGGGACAACCACTTAGGTGGGGACGACTTCGACCAAAAGATTATGGACTACTTAGTTGCTGAATTTAAGAAAGAACATGGTGTAGACCTTTCTAAAGATAAGATGGCCCTCCAACGTCTTAAAGACGCTGCGGAAAAAGCTAAGAAGGACTTATCTGGTGTGTCTACTACCCAAATCAGCTTACCATTTATCACTGCGTCAGCTGAAGGCCCACTTCACTTGGAATTAACCTTGACGCGTGCTAAGTTCGAAGAATTAACACACGATTTAGTAGAACGTACTAAACAACCTGTTCGTCAAGCCCTCAAAGATGCTGGCTTATCTCAATCCGATATCGACGAAGTAATCTTGGTTGGTGGTTCTACTCGTATTCCAGCCGTTGTAGAAGCGGTTCGTAAGGAAACTGGCAAAGAACCTAACAAATCTGTTAACCCTGACGAAGTAGTGGCGATGGGTGCTGCTATTCAAGGTGGGGTTATCTCCGGTGACGTTAAAGACATCGTCCTCTTAGACGTAACACCATTGTCATTAGGGATTGAAACCATGGGTGGCGTCTTCACTAAGTTGATTGACCGCAACACGACCATCCCAACAAGCAAGTCACAAGTCTTCTCAACAGCAGCTGACAACCAACCTGCGGTAGACGTACACGTCCTTCAAGGGGAACGTCAAATGGCGGCTGATAACAAGACCCTCGGTCGCTTCCAATTGACCGATATTCCACCTGCACCACGTGGTATCCCACAAATCGAAGTTACCTTTGACATCGACAAGAACGGGATCGTTAACGTAAGTGCTAAGGACTTAGGGACAGGTAAAGAACAAACTATCACCATCAAGTCTAGCTCAGGTCTGACTGATGAAGAAATCGACCGCATGGTCAAAGACGCGGAAGCTAACGCTGAAGCCGACAAGAAACGTCGTGAAGAAGCTGACCTCCGTAACGAAGTAGACCAATTAGTCTTCCAAACTGACAAAGTCTTAGCTGACCTTAAAGACAAGGTTTCTGAAGAAGAAGTTAAGAAGGCTGAAGCAGCTCGTGACGAACTCAAGGCAGCCATCGAAGCTAATGATTTAGATCAAATGAAGGCTAAACGTGACGCCCTCAATGAAATCGTCCAAAACTTAACTGTTAAACTCTATGAGCA